A part of Anolis carolinensis isolate JA03-04 unplaced genomic scaffold, rAnoCar3.1.pri scaffold_10, whole genome shotgun sequence genomic DNA contains:
- the LOC103280768 gene encoding mRNA decay activator protein ZFP36L1 yields MPSDFLSPFVELDDALCKNFLSLNVDGDVRAQTLASPVFHRALSACPVALLSSDNDAIALCSTSDQSDLPWPRRGPWGRDHELPRTVLQDLPFRADRSVSLIEGKGALSSSSSSRYKTELCRTFEESGSCKYGAKCQFAHGAVELRGLSRHPKYKTEPCRTFHTSGICPYGARCHFIHNAEERRTPSRMPCHFSSTRLLCRADMETLPSPQSLDLPKTFLPCSQPSLACNIVTSNPFAFPNFLALQKSLSADSLSDAEDSGSSGGSSGSESPGLGILGRRLPIFSQLSVSDD; encoded by the coding sequence AATTTCCTGAGCCTGAATGTGGACGGAGATGTCCGAGCCCAAACCCTGGCCTCTCCGGTTTTCCATCGCGCCCTTTCGGCTTGCCCCGTGGCCCTCTTGTCTTCTGACAACGATGCCATCGCGTTGTGCTCCACCTCCGACCAGAGCGACCTTCCGTGGCCCCGTCGGGGTCCTTGGGGCCGAGACCACGAGCTTCCCCGCACCGTCTTGCAAGACCTCCCATTCCGAGCGGACCGTTCGGTGAGCCTGATTGAGGGCAAAGGGGccttatcatcgtcatcatcgtcCCGCTACAAGACGGAGTTGTGCCGCACCTTCGAGGAGAGTGGCTCCTGCAAGTACGGTGCCAAATGCCAGTTTGCCCACGGAGCTGTTGAGCTGCGGGGCCTTAGCCGCCACCCCAAGTACAAAACAGAGCCGTGCCGTACCTTCCACACGTCCGGCATCTGTCCGTACGGGGCCCGGTGCCACTTCATCCACAATGCAGAGGAGCGCAGAACCCCTTCACGGATGCCGTGCCACTTTTCTTCAACTCGACTCCTGTGCCGTGCCGATATGGAGACTCTTCCTTCTCCCCAAAGCCTCGACCTCCCCAAAACCTTCCTCCCTTGCAGCCAACCTTCCCTCGCTTGCAACATAGTGACCTCCAACCCATTCGCCTTCCCGAACTTCTTGGCGCTCCAGAAGAGCCTTTCTGCGGATTCGCTTTCGGACGCCGAAGATTCAGGAAGTTCCGGAGGAAGCAGTGGCTCCGAGTCACCGGGATTGGGGATTTTGGGGCGCCGGCTCCCCATCTTTAGCCAGCTCTCTGTTTCGGATGACTGA